From Bacteroidota bacterium, a single genomic window includes:
- a CDS encoding T9SS type A sorting domain-containing protein, with protein MATPNGDTTNRLTISKTGAAATFAYRGSDINAGSFGTGVSTTAVGDEIEPILGVCASYTTISNINLYTHGTSPQTVEIGLAQFELFGNKGAQNNFYDKISIDLDRTKGDVYGIYSFSTTSPGGNPGTNSNNTWRDINIRDCNFGFALVGVNNATGPADFGNQIITSSCNTFNYIGDPNVPDDIISSSPSGILISGQYNFIIRNCIIQNITATSWYSTSGIGVTNSHGTNEISNNIIRTIRRSATGLFSNHWIAGIRINWPNQTMSFKVFNNSISNLLSSYTGVATTTAAVVGIFIESNTGTITTEIYNNSVSLNGSTFPNASSVCISMNSVSKTSQIRNNVFANFTGPQSGVAHHTCFYTNAASQYGNTGSLSDNNNFYIADTANGYIARATSTYFKTLAQWQAAMTVNPGTDANSQVANPNFVNNATDLHPTPASTSLDGTGTTPPAYITTDLDCRTRTAPHDIGCYWAGCWAEAGTVSPNAATVCAQQTYVMSATGYASYPGITYQWQRATVSGGPYSNVSGGSGAATTAYTTGKLTTGTYYYVLKVTCPSGLIDYSNELSITVNALPTNTITPAGPTTFCSGGSVVLNATVAANRSYQWQKGSAPIAAATLPSYTATAGGSYKVIITNTITGCSKATSTATVVTVNALPTATITPLGPISFCAGDSVILQANAGTGLTYKWKKGANYIAGATLQNYAAKTGGTYRVEVTNINGCTKSSAGVAITVPCKEGAFALTNEVFNFSAFPNPANEELNIEIAWDEIFEIEIVNTLGETVIKTHNQSNIDLSDLARGIYYIKVFNENHSAIQKLIKE; from the coding sequence GTGGCAACACCTAATGGTGATACTACCAACCGTTTAACCATTTCGAAAACAGGTGCCGCTGCAACATTTGCTTACAGAGGTTCCGACATCAATGCCGGAAGTTTTGGAACAGGTGTGAGCACAACTGCTGTAGGTGATGAAATAGAACCAATTCTCGGTGTATGTGCATCTTATACCACCATCAGCAATATCAATTTATATACGCATGGAACTTCGCCACAAACAGTTGAAATAGGTTTGGCACAATTTGAATTATTTGGCAACAAGGGGGCCCAAAATAATTTTTATGATAAAATATCAATTGACCTTGACAGAACTAAGGGAGATGTTTATGGAATTTATTCTTTCAGCACTACATCGCCCGGAGGTAATCCTGGAACCAACTCCAACAATACCTGGCGGGATATTAATATAAGAGACTGTAATTTTGGATTCGCTTTGGTGGGAGTAAATAATGCTACTGGTCCGGCTGACTTTGGTAATCAGATTATAACCTCCTCCTGCAACACCTTTAATTACATAGGAGACCCGAATGTGCCTGATGATATCATTAGTAGTTCACCTTCTGGAATATTAATTAGCGGGCAGTATAATTTTATCATTCGCAATTGTATCATTCAAAATATAACAGCCACAAGTTGGTATAGCACAAGCGGCATTGGGGTTACCAATTCTCATGGTACAAATGAAATAAGCAACAACATTATTCGTACCATAAGGCGAAGCGCTACAGGGCTTTTTTCGAACCATTGGATTGCGGGTATTAGAATCAATTGGCCCAATCAAACCATGAGCTTTAAAGTTTTTAATAATAGTATCAGTAATCTTTTATCATCTTATACAGGAGTTGCCACTACAACCGCTGCCGTAGTTGGAATTTTTATTGAATCCAATACCGGTACAATAACAACTGAAATATATAACAATAGCGTAAGTTTAAATGGAAGTACCTTCCCTAATGCTAGTTCTGTATGTATTTCAATGAACAGTGTTAGTAAAACATCGCAGATAAGAAATAATGTGTTTGCAAATTTTACAGGACCTCAAAGTGGCGTAGCCCATCACACCTGCTTTTATACGAATGCTGCTTCACAATATGGAAATACCGGTTCGTTATCAGATAATAATAATTTTTATATTGCTGATACAGCCAATGGCTATATAGCAAGGGCCACTTCAACATATTTTAAAACACTAGCTCAATGGCAAGCAGCTATGACTGTGAATCCGGGCACTGATGCTAATTCGCAGGTTGCTAATCCGAATTTTGTAAATAATGCAACTGATTTGCATCCTACTCCTGCTTCCACTTCTTTGGATGGAACTGGAACTACACCTCCGGCATACATCACTACAGATTTAGATTGCAGAACAAGAACAGCACCGCATGACATCGGTTGTTATTGGGCAGGATGCTGGGCTGAAGCGGGAACAGTTTCACCCAATGCAGCAACAGTGTGTGCTCAGCAAACTTATGTAATGTCGGCAACCGGCTATGCATCATATCCCGGTATCACTTATCAATGGCAGCGTGCAACAGTTTCAGGCGGACCTTATAGTAATGTATCGGGTGGAAGCGGTGCTGCTACCACAGCTTATACAACTGGCAAGTTAACCACAGGCACATACTATTATGTATTGAAAGTTACATGCCCAAGCGGATTAATCGATTATTCAAACGAATTGAGCATTACTGTAAATGCATTGCCAACAAACACCATCACACCTGCCGGACCTACCACATTCTGCAGCGGTGGAAGTGTTGTTTTAAATGCAACGGTTGCCGCAAACAGAAGCTATCAATGGCAAAAAGGATCAGCTCCAATTGCTGCAGCTACTTTACCATCCTACACTGCAACTGCAGGAGGAAGCTATAAAGTTATCATTACTAATACCATTACAGGATGTTCCAAGGCAACTTCTACTGCAACCGTTGTAACAGTTAATGCACTTCCCACTGCAACTATTACCCCACTAGGACCTATATCTTTTTGTGCAGGAGATAGCGTGATATTACAGGCAAATGCAGGAACAGGTTTAACTTACAAATGGAAAAAAGGAGCCAACTATATTGCTGGTGCAACGCTTCAAAACTATGCAGCAAAAACAGGGGGCACATACAGGGTTGAAGTAACAAACATTAACGGTTGTACAAAGTCATCGGCAGGGGTTGCAATTACAGTTCCATGTAAAGAAGGAGCCTTTGCATTAACAAATGAGGTGTTTAATTTTTCGGCTTTCCCTAATCCGGCTAACGAAGAATTAAATATTGAAATTGCTTGGGATGAAATTTTTGAAATTGAAATTGTAAACACGCTTGGCGAAACGGTTATCAAAACTCATAATCAAAGCAACATTGACTTATCAGATTTAGCAAGAGGCATTTATTATATAAAAGTATTCAATGAAAATCATAGCGCGATACAAAAGCTGATAAAGGAATAA
- a CDS encoding DUF86 domain-containing protein, whose amino-acid sequence MHDTIINERLHNILESISLIEERMLDITNPSDFRSTKEGLKTLDSIAMRLQHIAENIKKIDGLQPDFFETKIIMDPQPIINFRDFISHHYERTDVEIIYDICLNDMQE is encoded by the coding sequence ATGCATGATACCATCATCAACGAGCGACTTCATAATATTTTAGAATCCATTTCACTGATTGAGGAACGCATGTTGGATATTACTAATCCATCAGATTTCAGGTCTACAAAGGAAGGATTAAAAACATTGGATTCTATTGCTATGCGCTTGCAGCATATTGCTGAGAATATAAAAAAGATTGATGGATTACAACCTGACTTTTTTGAAACAAAAATTATAATGGATCCACAACCGATTATAAATTTCAGAGATTTTATTTCTCATCATTATGAAAGAACTGATGTGGAAATTATCTATGACATTTGTTTGAATGATATGCAGGAGTAA
- the radA gene encoding DNA repair protein RadA — MSKVRTVYYCQNCGAQSAKWIGKCASCGEWNTYVEEIVTKDSKVPAWITDGSGKSGRKSRPIQIGEIHSSTEHRLELPDKELQRVLGGGIVPGSLILLGGEPGIGKSTILLQLVLKMEGCKCLYISGEESEQQIKMRAERVGILNKACFILSETGTEAIFQHINALQPDLVVIDSIQTLYSNSIESAPGSVSQIRGCAAELLRFAKESNTPVFLIGHITKDGVIAGPKVLEHMVDTVLQFEGDRNHLYRILRTLKNRFGSSSELGIYEMVTEGLREVSNPSEVLLSNRKEPYSGIAIACTMEGMRPMLIEVQALVSSAVYGTPQRSATGFDLRRLSMLLAVLEKRCGFKLGMKDVFLNLAGGIKVEDPSIDLAVMCAILSSNDDIALLPNTCYAAEVGLSGELRPISKIEQRIKEAEKLGFEKFYLSAYHPKLKELQQTTPVELIATKSMEDVFKMLFG; from the coding sequence ATGAGTAAAGTAAGAACTGTATATTACTGTCAGAATTGCGGGGCGCAATCGGCTAAATGGATAGGCAAATGCGCCTCGTGCGGGGAGTGGAACACCTATGTGGAAGAAATAGTTACCAAGGACAGTAAGGTGCCTGCATGGATTACGGATGGAAGTGGGAAGTCGGGCAGGAAATCGCGACCGATACAGATAGGTGAAATACATAGCAGCACTGAGCACAGGCTTGAATTGCCAGACAAGGAATTGCAACGTGTGCTGGGTGGTGGCATAGTGCCGGGGTCGTTGATATTGTTGGGAGGAGAGCCGGGTATTGGCAAATCGACCATCTTGTTGCAACTGGTGCTTAAAATGGAGGGTTGCAAGTGCCTTTATATTTCGGGCGAAGAGAGTGAGCAGCAGATAAAGATGAGAGCAGAACGCGTGGGTATTCTAAACAAAGCTTGCTTTATACTTAGTGAGACAGGCACAGAGGCGATATTCCAACACATAAATGCATTGCAGCCTGACCTTGTGGTAATAGATTCGATACAGACTTTGTACTCGAATAGCATAGAGTCGGCACCGGGAAGTGTGTCGCAAATAAGGGGATGTGCAGCCGAATTATTGCGCTTTGCCAAGGAGTCGAATACACCGGTTTTTTTGATAGGTCATATTACCAAAGATGGTGTGATAGCAGGCCCGAAAGTGCTGGAGCATATGGTGGATACGGTATTGCAATTTGAAGGCGACCGAAACCACTTGTATCGGATATTAAGAACATTGAAAAACAGATTTGGATCATCATCTGAATTGGGAATTTATGAAATGGTGACTGAAGGATTGCGCGAAGTAAGTAATCCATCGGAAGTATTGTTGTCGAACAGAAAGGAGCCTTACAGTGGAATAGCCATAGCGTGCACGATGGAAGGCATGCGACCTATGTTGATAGAAGTGCAGGCATTGGTGTCGAGTGCAGTGTACGGGACTCCGCAGCGCAGTGCTACAGGCTTTGACTTACGCAGATTGTCTATGCTACTGGCAGTGCTGGAAAAGCGTTGTGGTTTTAAGTTGGGTATGAAGGATGTTTTTTTGAATCTGGCGGGAGGCATTAAAGTTGAAGATCCATCTATTGACCTTGCGGTGATGTGTGCCATACTTAGCAGTAATGATGATATAGCATTGCTGCCCAACACCTGCTATGCTGCCGAGGTAGGCTTGAGTGGCGAGTTGCGACCCATAAGTAAGATAGAGCAACGAATTAAGGAAGCAGAGAAGCTGGGATTCGAAAAATTTTATTTATCAGCATATCATCCTAAGTTAAAAGAGTTGCAGCAAACTACTCCGGTAGAATTAATTGCAACCAAGAGTATGGAAGATGTTTTTAAAATGTTGTTTGGATAA
- a CDS encoding nucleotidyltransferase domain-containing protein: protein MTSQEILEVIKSNKKLFEQNYGVLNIGIFGSYARGEANEASDIDVLVELREPKYKYLYGLKSFLENRLHKNVDITRKGNHLRQNFLNSIEKEILYA, encoded by the coding sequence ATGACAAGTCAGGAAATACTAGAGGTTATAAAATCAAATAAGAAATTGTTTGAACAAAATTATGGTGTTTTGAATATTGGCATTTTTGGTTCCTATGCCCGTGGCGAAGCCAATGAAGCAAGTGATATTGATGTTTTGGTAGAACTTCGTGAACCTAAGTATAAATATTTGTATGGGTTGAAATCATTTCTTGAAAACCGGTTGCATAAAAACGTAGATATTACAAGAAAGGGAAACCATCTCCGTCAGAATTTTTTAAACTCAATTGAAAAGGAAATTTTGTATGCATGA
- a CDS encoding transposase, whose translation MLIDSNKKLLSLQSLKQKSNTDHVVKVYSSAKEKKEKSMDESFSKKFELGLQNIKDALSKKSGVKQKEKVHERIGRLKQKYPSIHKHYNIDIAYKGNIAIDLNWTVNQHPNTHGTYFIRTSLNKKDNATLWQIYNSIREIESTFRCLKADIDLRPIYHKTDAASMAHIHLALLAYWTVNTIRHQLKANNINTQWCDIVRTMNTQKLVTTTMQNQYNQSIVIRQCSEPNKQVQQIYQALNYKQRPFARKKSVVTPAQILSAAIPDYKPSLSG comes from the coding sequence GTGCTCATTGATAGTAACAAAAAATTACTCTCCCTACAAAGCTTAAAGCAAAAAAGCAACACCGACCATGTTGTAAAAGTGTACTCGAGTGCTAAAGAAAAAAAAGAAAAAAGCATGGACGAGAGCTTCTCTAAAAAATTTGAACTCGGCTTGCAAAATATAAAAGATGCACTGTCAAAAAAAAGCGGAGTAAAGCAAAAAGAAAAAGTACACGAACGCATCGGGCGACTCAAACAAAAATATCCTTCCATACACAAGCACTACAACATTGACATTGCATACAAAGGCAACATAGCTATCGATTTAAATTGGACTGTCAACCAACACCCCAACACACACGGCACTTATTTTATACGCACCTCGCTCAATAAAAAAGACAACGCCACACTATGGCAAATCTACAACAGCATTCGCGAAATAGAATCTACCTTCCGTTGCCTTAAAGCAGATATAGACCTGCGCCCTATATATCACAAAACCGATGCAGCATCAATGGCACACATACACCTGGCGCTACTCGCTTACTGGACTGTAAACACTATCCGGCATCAACTAAAAGCAAACAACATAAACACACAATGGTGCGATATTGTACGTACAATGAATACGCAAAAACTAGTAACAACCACAATGCAAAACCAATACAACCAATCCATTGTTATTCGTCAATGTTCAGAACCAAATAAGCAAGTACAACAAATTTACCAGGCCTTAAATTATAAGCAAAGGCCTTTTGCCCGAAAAAAATCTGTAGTCACCCCAGCCCAAATTTTAAGTGCAGCCATCCCAGATTATAAGCCTTCTTTATCGGGGTAG